The Haloarcula sp. CBA1127 genomic interval GGACTGCTGGCGACGTGTCGGTCGCCGGTCCTCACGTTCGGTTCCACAACGCTGTGTTACGACCCGTTCTACGTGTTCAACCGACTGTTCCTCGGCGCACTGGGCGACCCCTTCACGGGTGGCTGGTCGCCGCTGAACGCACAGTTCGCGGCGACGCTTCGAGAGACGACGATCCTGGTGTTCACCGGGCTCTCGGTAGCCCTAGCCTTCCGTGCGGGCATCTTCAACATCGGGACGCAAGGCCAGCTCATCATCGGCGCGCTGGCGGCCGCACTGACAGTGCTGTGGGCCGGCTCGCTGGTCTCCGGAACAATCGCGCTCGTTCTGTTCATCCCGCTCGGGCTGCTCGCTGGCGCAATCGGCGGCGGCCTCTACGGTGCGATACCCGGTGCGTTGAAAGCCTACGCCGATGCGAACGAGGTCATTACCACTATCATGCTCAACTTCGTCGCTGTCCGGGTCTCGCTGTATCTCGTCCGGAACCACTTCGCCGACCCGACGAGCCAGGCGACACAGACGCGGACCTTGCCCGTTGAGGGACAGTTCCCCTCGATCCTGTTCGACCCGCGGACGGACTTCTCCTTGCTCGCGCTCCTGATTGCGCTCGTGTTCGTCGGCGGCGTCTACTACCTGCTCGAACACACGGCCTTCGGCTACGACCTGCGGACCGCCGGCATCCAGCCCGCGGCCGCGGAGTACGGCGGTGTCGACTCCGCCCGGACCATCCTCACGTCGCTGACGCTGTCGGGCGCGCTCGGCGGTATCGGCGGGGCCGTGTTCGTGATGATGACGCTCGGGAAGTTCCAGACTGGCATTCCGAGCTACGGCTTCGACGGGATCACCGTCTCCATCCTCGCCGGCAACAACCCCATCGGGGCCGTCTTCGCCGCGCTACTCTTTGGCGTCCTCAAGTCCGGCTCGAACGTGGTGGCGTTCGCGACCAATGTGCCGCCACAGCTGGTCGGCGTCCTCCGGGGACTTATCATCCTGTTCGTCGCGATGCCAGAGTTCTTCCGTATCATCGGCCGGCGGCTCGCAGCACGCGAGCCGGACAGTCCGGCCGCCGCGACCGCAGGGGGTGGTGCTGATGACTGACGACAGCGCCATGGATCGACTCCGCTCGGCTTCGAGTCGAGTCCTTATCGCCGCCGCAGCGTTCCTCACACTGGCTGTACTTGCTGGATTCGGACTCTTCGCGCCGGCGTCGACGCCCGGTCAGATATTCTGGGTCCTAGCCTCGAAATCGACGCTGTCCTCGACATTGCGACTCTCGGTTCCGATCGTGCTGGCCGCGCTGGGCGGCATCTTCGCCGAGAAAAGCGGTATCATCAACATCGGGCTTGAGGGGCTGCTCATCATCTCGGCCTTCGCAGCTATCTTCGGAGCCGACGCCACCGGTTCGCTGTGGCTCGGGTTCCTCATCGGCATCGTCGCCTCGACGCTGCTCGCTGCCGTGTTCGCCGTCGTCTGTATCGAGTTCCGCGCCGACCAGATCATCGCCGGCTTGGCTGTCTGGCTCATCGCACTCGGACTCGCGCCGTTCGCCTCACAGGTGTTCTACGGCGGGCCAAACACCAGCAGCGTCGGGACTTTCGACACGATAACGGTCCCGACGCTGGCCGAGATTCCGTTCTTCGGCGCACTGTTCGACGCCTCGCCCGCCGTCTACATCATGTTCCTCGCCGTGGCGGCGTCGTGGTACGTGCTGAACCGAACCACGTTCGGCCGCTGGGTCCGGGCCGCCGGCGAGAACCCGAAGGCGCTTGACACCGCCGGTGTCGACGTGTCTCGCGTCCGCTACGCCGCCGTGCTCCTCTCCGGCGTCCTTTCGGGGATGGGCGGGGCCGCGCTGGCGATCAATATCGGCCAGTTCACCGGGAACGGCCCGACGATGGTCAACGGCAAGGGATTCATCGCCATCGTCGCGTATCTGTTCGGCAACTACAACCCGGTCGGCGCGCTGCTGTCGACCACGCTGTTTGCCGGCCTTGACGCCGTCCAGTTGCGTCTCCAGACGGCCGATGTCATCGCCGTCCCCGATTCACTGGTCCAGACGATTCCGTTCGTCGCCGTCATCGTCGTGCTCGCTCTGGTGGGCAAGACCCGCCTGCCAGAAGCCGCCGGTGACCACTACGAATCCGGCGAGGAATGAACTAGGAACAATCTTTTCCGGGCTTGTTTCTGCCCGCAGCACTTTATCGAATGCGAACAGCCAGAAAGCCCCTGCCGTCTCGGCTCCCGCGACTCGCTGCGCTCCGGTCGGTGCTTGCGTCGTCGGGATTCGCCGAGACGGCAGCCCCTTTCAGTCCCACCTGTAGATGGTTGCCCAAGCTATGCTGGGTGGGACTGAAAGGGGTGGCTGGCTGAACGACGGCGGACGAAGCAAGGACCGCAACGCAGTGAGTAGCGAGGGACCGAAGGTCCCTCGGACCATGCGAACGGGCGTGAAGCGCCCGTGAGCAGAGACCGCAGCGAGGCCCCCGAGTTCAGCCAACCGGGGCTTTCTGGCTGTACACAGGAGCAGTCCAGTCGGGACCAGCTGCCTTCCCTAGCCGAACACTCATGTGCGCGGCAGGCACAGGACGAGATAGCAAATGTCGCGCCGATATGACCACGCTCGGGTTCAGGAGTACTGGCAGCAGGCCTGGGAGCGGGAGGGCGTTTTCGAGTGCCCGACCGACGCTACGGACCCGACGTACGTGCTGGGAATGTTTCCCTACACCTCCGGCTCGTTGCATATGGGGCACATCAGAAACTACGCCATTACCGACGCGTACGCCCGGTATCGGCGGATGGCTGGCGACGACGTGCTTCACCCGATGGGGTGGGACGCCTTCGGCCTGCCGGCGGAGAACGCGGCCTACAAACGGGACACTGACCCCGAATCCTGGACCCGGACGTGTATCGACCAGATGAAAGACGACCTCCGGGAGATGGGCTTTGGTTACGACTGGTCCCGGGAAACCACCACCTGCGACCCCGACTACTACCAGTGGAACCAGTGGCTGTTCACCCAGTTCTACGACGAGGGGCTGGTGGACTACGGCGCGGCGACGGTGAACTGGTGTCCGGACTGTGAGACAGTGCTTGCTGACGCGCAGGTCGAAACGCCGCCGGAAGCCCATGAGGGCGAGACGACTGCCGGCACCGGAAACAGCCACACCCACGGTGGCGGCGTCTGCTGGCGCTGTGGAACGGACGTCGAACAGCGCGACCTCGACCAGTGGTTCTTCGCCATCACCGACTACGCCGAGGAGCTGTATCACGGGCTTGACGACCTGGAAGGATGGCCTGACGGCGTTCGAGACAGTCAACGTAACTGGATCGGCCGACAAGAAGGCGCGCGCGTCTCGTTTACCGTCAGCCACGACGATCACGACACCGTCGAGGCATTCACGACCCGACTCGACACGGTGTACGGCGCGACGTATCTGGCGCTGTCGCCGGGCCATGACCTCGCGCGAGCGCTGGCCGAGACGGATGACGCCGTTGCCGAGTACGTGGAGTCGGTGGCGAACACGGACGACGCCGGGATGAGCGGCGTCGAGACGGACCTCACCGCGACTCACCCGTACACCGGCGAGGAACTGCCGGTGTACGTCGCGGCGTACGTGCTGGACGACGTTGGAACGGGTGCGGTCATGGGCGTGCCGGCCCACAACGAACAGGACCACGCCTTCGCCGACGAACACGACCTGCCCGTCGAGCAGGCCGTCGAACCGGTCGACGGCAGCGGGACGGACCTGCCACATGCGCCCTACACCGGCGACGGGATGCTCACGGACAGTGGCGAGTACGACGGCCTCGCCAGCTCCGCCGCTCGGGAGCGCCTGCGCGAACACGAGGCCGCCGAGTCCGCGGTGACCTACCGCCTGCGGGACTGGCTCATCTCCCGCCAGCGCTACTGGGGGACACCGATTCCCATCGTCCACTGCGACGACTGCGGCCACGTCCCGGTTCCGGAAGACGACCTCCCGGTGGAACTGCCCGACTACGTCCAGACCACGGGGAACCCACTCGACGCGGCCGACGAGTGGAAGCAGACGACCTGTCCCGACTGCGGGGCCGACGCGGTGCGGGAGACGGATACGATGGACACGTTTGTCGACTCCTCGTGGTACTTCCTCAGGTATCTGTCGCCGCACTTCGCGGACGCGCCCTTCGACCAGAAAACCGCCGACGAGTGGCTCCCGGTCGACGTGTACGTCGGCGGCGAGGAACACGCAGTGTTGCACCTCCTCTATATACGCTTTTTTGCCCGGGCGCTCTCGGACATCGGTCTGCTTGACCGCGAAGAACCGGTTGAGCGGCTCATCAATCAGGGCACAGTGCTTCACAGCGGCGAGAAGATGTCCAAATCGAAGGGCAACGACATCGCGCCCCATGAGTACGGGGCCGAGACGACGCGGCTGTTTGTCCTCTCGGCGGCCCACCCCTCGCAGGACTTCGAGTGGACCGTGAAGGACGTCTCGACAGCCTACGACTTCCAGCAGACGCTGTACCGCCTTGTCACGGAATACACCGACCGAACGGAGACACGGACCGAGAGCACCGACCACGACGCGTACTTAGAGCGGGAAATCGACCGGACTATCGCGGCCGTTACCGAGGAGTACGACCGCTTTCGCTTCCATCGCGTTATCGGCGAGATACAGCGCTTCGCCCGCCTACTGGGGCGCTACGCGGGCTACGACCGGCCGTACCAGTTCGCCTATAGCCGCGGCTTGCGTGTGCTCGCTGGCCTAGTTGCCCCGATTGCGCCGTTCCTCGCCGAAGAGATGTGGCAGCTGCTCGACGAGGACGGCCTCGTCGCCGAGAGCCGGTGGCCGGAACCGCTCCGTGACGTGGACGACTACCGCATCGAGCGGCAGGTCGTTCGGCGAACGCTCGACGACGTGCGCGAGATCACGGAGGTCGTCGACATCGACGAACCGAACGAGATCGAACTCGTCGTCGCCGCCGACTGGAAGTACCGGGCCTACGAGATCGCCCGCGAGTCCGACCCCGACGACGCTATCGTCGGTGAAATCATGGCTGACGAAGCGATCAAACAGCACGGCGACACAGCCGCCGATTTCGCCGACCGGTTGGCCGACCGCGGGGCGGGACTCGAACCAATTATCGACGGCGAGCGCGAACTCGACACGCTCCAGCAGGCCGCGTGGCTGTTCGAAGACGAGTTCGCCTGTGACGTCGTCGTCCGGCGGGCCACGCCCGACGACGACCTCGCGGCCAAAGCGCGACCGAACAAGCCCGCGATTCACATCTCCTGACTACTCGGTCGCGGCTCCTGTCTCCTCTCGGGCGTCCTTGTGGGCATCAGTCACCGCGTCGACCAGTTTCTCCCGCTGCTCGTGGTGTATCAGGTGCGAACGACAGTCACAATCAGAACAGCCGAAGGCGTCGACGCGGTCGAACCCCACCGCTGTCGGCCCGTCAATCTGCTTGGCGACGGCGCATTCGATATCGGCCTCGGTTGTGACGACCCGGTCGACGGTCGTCGCCGCGTCACCGAGCAGGTAGTCGATGTGCCAGTGCCGGGTGTCGTTGTCGCCGGCAGCGACTGCGCGGTGGCGGTCGATGCGGCCGAAGCCGCCGCTACCCAGCGCGCTCCCGGTGTAGGCGTACCAGCCTGCCGGGAACGTGATTTCGCCCAGCGCGCCGACCTCGATTGGTCTGCTGGTGTCCCGTTCGAGAACCAGCGTGTAGGTTCCGCCAGGCATGCGCCCCCTCAGGTCCCGATATCGGGATCAGCGGCGAGTTCGCCGAACCCGTCGATACGGAACGTCCGGGAGTCGGTGCAGTCCTCGTTTTCAGCGGCGAGTTCGCCGACGATCCAGTTGAACCGGCGCTGAAATCCGTCGTAGGGCGCGGCCGCGAGTAGGTCGGTGACGCGGTCGCTCGTCAGGTCCTCGTCGTACTCCTCGGCGAAGTCGGCGATGTTCTCGGCGGCCGTCTGTGCGATTTCGTCGTCGGTCTCGTCTGCGAACGCCGCGGTGAGGGCGTCGGTCAGTTCGGACATACACGACATAACGCGACGATGCCACGTATGCGTTCTGAAACGGGGGGCTGTCCGAGCGTTTCTTGTGTCGAGAGCGACAATATCGGTACAATGAAGCCGCTGCGACAAAGCCCAACCGTGGTCACGCTGGCGGTCATCGTTGCTGTGTTCCTCGCACAGCAAGCCGTCGGCGTGGTGACCGCCCCGCGGAGCCTGTTCGCCCTCTCGCCCCCGCTGTTCAGTCGTCCCTGGACGCTTGTCACCAGTGTGTACGCACATGCTGGCCTGTCGCATCTCATCGCAAACGCCGTCGGATTGGCGCTCGCCGGTGTCGTCCTCGAACGTCGGACGTCGCCGCTCCGGTTCCACGCTTTCTTCGTCTCGACCGGTGCACTCGCCGGGGTTTCGCAGGTCTCGATAACCAGCCTTGTCGGCCCGCTCGTTCCCGGGATGGTCAGCCACGTCTCCGTCCTCGGGGCCAGTGGCGCTGTGTTTGCGCTCTTTGGATATCTGCTTGCCGCCAACCGCCTGACCGACACTGTCATCGGCGGGTTCGAACTCGCGCCGCGCGTCCAGTTGGTGCTGGCTGGCGTCGTCGCCGCTGCGATCACGCTCGCCACTGCGAACCCCGGCGTCGCGCTCATCGCACACTTCACCGGCCTTTTGTTGGGGTTTCTCGCCGGGCGCGTCCACCTGCTGCGGCCGACAGACTCGCCACAGACGCCCGAAGCCGCGAACTACTGACCGGTATGCCGTCGTTCTGGGATAGCTGCGACACGCCCTTTCTCGTGGCACGTAATTGGCAAGTGCTACCAAATAACTCGGGCACGTAGATAGACGGAATGGTACGGAGTCACGGGGCTACGTCTCTACTCGTCGCAGTACTGCTGGTGCTTGCCGGCTGTGGCGGATTCGTGGCAAACGGCACGGACGGCGGTGCGAATCCGCCAACTACGACAGAGACGGCGACACCGGGCACGCCCTCACCGGCGGCGAACGGGACGCTAGAGGTCCACTTCATCAACGTCGGCCAGTCGGTGGCGACCGTGCTGGTTAGTCCCGACAACGAAACGATGCTCATCGACTCCGGGGACTTCACCGACGACGGCGAATACGTCCTGCAGTATCTCGACCGACAGGGCATCGACCGCATCGACCACTTCGTCGTCTCGCACAACGACGCCGACCACATCGGCGGTAACGCGGCCGTCATCAGGCACTACGAGACCGAGAAAAACGGCGTCGGTGCGGTGTACGACCCCGGCATCGCCGCGAGCACGCAGACCTACGAGCGATACCTCGACGCCGTCGAAGCCCACAACGTGACGCTGTACGAGACGCGCGAGGGCGACCGGATTCCGTTTTCCGGCGTCGAGACGACCGTGCTCGGCCCACCGGAGCCGTATCTGGAAAACGCGGCGCGAAACGAGAACAGCATCGTCCTTCGAATCGAGCACGGTGAGACGAGCTTTCTCTTTACCGGCGACGCGGAGGACGACCAGGAGGCGTATCTCGTCGATACCTACGGAGCGGCGCTCAGGGCCACCGTACTGAAAGCCGGCCACCACGGCAGCGCGTCAAGCACCAGCGGGCCGCTGCTTGACGCCGCTGCCCCCCGGGCCGTCGTGGTTTCGAGTGCCTACGATTCGCAGTACGGCCATCCCAGCAACGAGACACTCCAGCGCCTTGCGGCGCGTTCGGTTCCGGCGTACTGGACCGCAACCCACGGGGACACCGTCTTGACTAGCGACGGGACCGCTGTGACCGTCAGCACGCAGCGGGCAGCGCCGACCGACCCGCTGTCACTCCGTACCGGGGACCCGATTGCGCCGAGCGCGACCGAACCGGTTACGCCGCGAGCGACCTACCTGCCCCACCCGTCCCCGCGGACTGATACACCGGTCCCAACCGCAACCGACGGCGGAACGCCCATCGGGAACACGAGCGGCGACTTAGTCATCGACCGCGTTCGCGCCGATGCGGCGGGCGACGACCGGGACAACCTCAACGACGAGTACGTCGTGTTCCGGAACGCGGGCGCGGAGCCGCTGGAAATGGGCGGCTGGACGGTCAGCGACGAAGCCGACCACAGCTACACCGTCCCCGACGGATTCACGCTCGACCCGGACGAAACCGTGACCCTTCACACCGGCAGCGGCACCGACACGGACACCGATCTTTACTGGGGGTCGGGGCGTCCGATATGGAACAACGGCGGTGACACAGTCACTGTGACCGACGCCGACAACGAGACCATACTGGAACGGAGTTACTAATGCTACCTGACGGAACCTACACCGCCGTCGTCGACCGGATCGAAGACGGGATTGCCACGCTGGAAATGGACACCAAGAATGGACTGTCCGCTCTCGACATTGCGGCCGCCGAACTGCCGGCAGAGGCACGGACGGCCGACGTGGTTCTGGAGATAACCGTTGCGGACTCGGCGCTCGTGGATGTAACGCGTGAACCCGAGGAAACCACCGACCGGGCGAGCGAGGCCCAGAGTCGGTTCGACCGGTTATCGAAGCGGCCGCCGCAGGACGGCGACGACGCGTAAAACTGCCCGCACACTCCGTAGGAGCTTGGTAACAATATGTACTGAGCGCGTAGCGCAGTGTATGTGGGACAGTGACATAGAAACGGCCGACCCACCGCTGGGGAGGTGTCCGGCCTGTGACGTGAGGATTCCCGCGGCGAATCTCGTCATCGCGTACGACACGGCTGGCGACTGGCCGCGGATGCTCGCGACGTGCCCGGATTGTGAGGGCGCGGTGAATCCAGTGTGATTCCTGCTGAAACAGACATGACAGAAACCGTTGACGTGAATACACATAGACACGCCGAAGCGGCCGCCTATATGTGTAGCAACCACCGATTAGGTGCGGTATACTGTTGTTTCGACCAATGATACCGAGGCCAGACAGGGTGAGTGACGGTGGGGTCATCGAGCAGCGATAGCCCACCGCTGCCCCACCAGAGCGACACCGATAGATTACGACCGACGGATGCCGGCCGATACCTCAACACGCTCGTGTTTGCGGTCCGCGGGCTCTGGACTGTGACGCTCCTCAGTGTCCGACCGGTCGCGTTCTGGGGAGCCGTATTACTGCCGCTGTTGTATCTCCCGTCGCTCTACGGCGTCGGCACCGGACAGGATACGGCGCTGTTCCTCGAACTCGTTGCCTGGCACGTCGCTTCTATCGTTCTCGGACACGGGCATACGCCATTCTGGGGTCGATAACTCGACACACTCGGCCTCATTAGGGCGCTACGGCACACTGTCACACTTTCCCACTCCACTCGAAACAAAGGGGGTGTGGTGACAGTTCTCGTCCCTGAAATCAGACAACGAAAATGCGCTCGTCAAGCCGCTCGGTGGCGGTTTCGGCCAGCGTCTTGAGATTCACCGTATCCTCACGGTTGTACGACACCAGTGTTTCGAGTGCACCGTCTCGGCCCTGTTCGTGTTCCCGCCAGAGCCGTACCGCGTCCCGACCGGAAATATCCGGTCGGTCCCGCTCGATACCGATATCTTGCTCGACCTGTTTGAGTCCGCCGGAGAGGCCGATCTTCTTGCAGGTGTACATCAGGTCTAGATGCGGGCGGTCGAGGTTGACATCGAAGTTCGCTTCGAGGAAGGGCACGTCGAAGCGCTTGCCGTTGAACGTCACCAGCAGGTCCGCGCCGTCGAACGCGGCCCGAAGGTTCTCCGCAGTCAGGTCGTCACCGGCGATGAGCGTCTGTGTGTCCCCGTCCTGATGGAGGCTCACCGTCGTCACCTGGTTGCGGTCCTGGTCGAGTCCGGTCGTCTCGATGTCGAAGAAGCAGGCCCGCTCGCGGAAGGTCTCGTACAGCCGCCAGCGCTCGCTGCTGGGAAACGCATGGTCGAAGTAGGTAACGTCGGTCTCGGCGATCCGGTCCCGCCCCTCGTCGATGAACTGCTGGATCCGGTCGCCGCGCTGGCCGCCGACGACGGACGGTTCGAATTCGTCCCAGTGGGTGACGCCCTGTTCCCAGATGGACTGCTCGGTCTTCTCCCCGACGCCGTCGGTACCGATGAAACTGTTCTCGACGCGCACGCTCTCGGGTACAGGTTGGGCTGTATGTAAGCCCGTCGGTGCGCGTGACAGACGACCGGTACGTCATGTCCCACCCGTCCTAATGTCCACACATCGGAAGGATGCTGTCGTACACTGATTGACTTTCCACGGAGACGACGACTGTGCTATCGCAGCTATCACACACTGATTGGGGCCGGTCGAACGTCCGCTCACAGAACGGACAGACGAACCGTATCGGGTCCGGGGTTTCGGATAGGGTCATGGCTTCGCAAGGAGTCCCGTATATGAGTAGCCACTCACTATGTGTATGCTACGCCCGCGATTCTGTTGCTACCTGTATAGTTGTCCTTGGTGCGTTGCTGACGAACGAAAGCCCAAAGCCGAGCGACGCCGCAGAGTCGTCCATGACGACGTTTCTGCTCGCCACAAGCTCGGTTCACGTCACTGCGGCCGCCGCTGACTACCTCCAGCACCGGCTCGACCCGGCAGGTGATGACGATATCGTCGTGGTCGCGGTCCGCGACCCCGATGCCCCATCCCGCGATGCCGGTGATGCTGTCAATGTTGCCCGCTCGCGCCTCGCCGAATTCATGCCCGCAACGGAGACACGGGAAGGCGAGCCCGTGACCGAAATACTGGCGGCTGTCGACGAGCACGACCCGGACGAACTCCTCATCGGCCCACATCGCGGTTCCGACGACAGCGACGGTGTCGGGTCGACGCCCCGAAACCTCCTCGCCCGTGTTGACCGCCCTGTCATCGTCCTCCCGCTTCCCTAGCGGGAAAACAGGCTGTCGTCCTCGAAGGTCAGACCGAGGTCGATATCGAGCAGGTCCTCAGTCATCGCGGCGACAGTCGGGGCGACATCCGATTCGGGGTCCGTCGCAAGTGGTCTGGGCGCGCCCGGTTCGATGTGTGGAACGGTGTGTGCCGCGTCTTCGACGGATTCACCGCTATCGCCGTGCACGCGGGTGGCGACAATGGCCGATGCCGGCGCGCCGATGTCACGGAGTCGGCCTCGTTGCCTCGGAAACAGGTCGCTGCCGCGCTGGCTGGCCGGCACTATGAGCGCCCGCCGCTGTGCGGTCGTGGCAGCGGCGACGGCCTGATTCGACGCGATTGGTGGCACATCGAGCAGGACGTGGTCGAACCGGCCGGCCAACTCCTCGATAGCCTGTTCGAGCGTCTGTGCGCTCTCGGCTGACTTCGCGCGAGCGAGGCGCTCAAACGGCGCGTGGGCCGGACAGAGCGCGACCCGCCCATCGGCGTCGATATCCCACTCGAACAGCGCGTCGTCGACCGACACGTCGCCGACGGCTACCGCGGTCACGTCGGCATCGAGCCGCCCGTCGACGTACGTTGCCAGCCCCTGCGTGCCGAAGGCTGCGTCGACGACAGCGACGGACCGCCCACCCCGGGCCAGCGTCGCTGCTGTCTCGACTGTCAGCCTGGTTGTTCCAGCCCCACCAGTACACCCGACGAACGCGAGCGTCGAAACCCCCATGCGTCGCTGTTGGCGTATCTTTCGATAAAAGGATACGGAATGTTACGCCTGTTCGGCCACGATGTCCGACTCGATGGCGTCCAGTTCGTCGTCAGAGAGGTCGGGGCGGTCGTTGACCAGCACGTGAACCGGTCGGCCGCCGTCGTCCTCGAACCGCGGGATAATGTGGCCATGGACGTGGGGGACCTCCTGACCGGCCACCTCGCCGTTGTTGAACGCGACCGTGCTGGCGGGGGCGTCGACAGCAGACTCGACGGCGGGGACGAGTTCGTGCAGGGTCGACATGACCGCACTCGCCACGTCGGCGGGCGTGTCGTTCAGCCGCTCGTGGTGGTCCTTCGGGATAACGAGCGTATGGCCTGGCGAGAGGGGATTGGCGTCCAGAAACGCCAGCACGGTGTCGTCCTCGTAGACGGTGCGGCCGGGGATGTCGCCGGCGACGATCTGACAGAAGATGCAGTCCTCGCTCATAGTCCTCCCTGTGTCCGGCGGTCACAAGAAGGTTCTAGGTGTCGCCGACGCCAGCGACCGCGTCCGTGATAGCATCGACGTACGTCTCGCGGTCGTAGCCCAGCCGCGAGAGCCAGACTTCCTGATACGATGGGTGGAGCAGCGGGACCACGGGCACGCCCAGCGCCTCGCTTCGGCGGGGGTCGAGCACGCTATCGAGGAAGCCGTCGAGGGCTGCGTCGTCCAGCGCCAGCACTGTCTTCGTCGCGTGTTTCCCGGTCGTCACGACCGCTGTCGGCTCGATTGCTTCGACTTCCTCGACGAGGAAGGGCCGGCAGTTCGCCAGTTCCGCATCGGTCGGGTCGCGGTTCTCCGGCGGGTGGCACTTTACGGCGTTTGTGTAGTAGCAGTCGCCGTGGCCGAACCCGGCGTCGGCGAGCACCTGCCGGATTTTCCGGCCGGAACGCCGCGAGGTATATGCCATTCCGGTCAGGTTGCCGCCCTGCCAGTGCTCGGCCTCGGGGTCACCCTCGGCGGGGGCTTCCCCGACGACGACGAGGTCAGCGTCCAGCGGACCGTTGCCCCACGAGATACAGGTCCGGCTCTCAGCGAGTGCGGGGCAGCGCCGGCAGTCCTCAGCGAGGGCGTTTCGCTCCGCCTCGTCCGGGAACGTTGGCACATGCGATGTGAGGGCTGTGCGTGGCAAATCGGTGGCGGTACCGACGTACTGTCTGGGCCACCACAAGACGTTTATCGCCGGTGGCCGCTCCAGCATCTGTATGCCCTCCTACGAGTACCGCACTATCGAGGTCGACAGTGATGTCATGATCGCCGGACTTGGCGGCGAGGTCACGCCGCCGGTCGAGCAACTGAACGAACTCGGAGCCGAGGGGTGGCATGTCGCCGCTCCGCTCACGGACAAGACCGGCGAGACGGTCAGCTTGCTCCTCCAGCGTGAGCGCGAGCGCTGAACGGCACACATACAACCGATTGTCCTTTATTGGAGGCGGCGAATGTGCCGGTATGGAACGTTTCGCCGCTGTCGATGACCAGTACGACCCCGACGCCGTCGAGGACGGCGTCTTCGAGTACTGGGACGATGTCGACGCCTACGAGCAGACGAAGGCCCACCGGGCCGACGGCGAGGACTACTTCTTCGTTGACGGGCCGCCCTACACCTCCGGCGCGGCCCACATGGGGACGACGTGGAACAAGACCCTGAAGGACTGTTACATCCGCTACCTGCGGATGCAGGGCTACAACGTCACCGACCGGCCGGGCTATGACATGCACGGCCTCCCCATCGAGACGAAAGTCGAGGAGCGCCTCGACTTCGAGAACAAGAAAGACATCGAGCAGTTCGGTGAGGAGAACTTCATCGAGGAGTGCAAAGACTTCGCCGAGGAGCAACTCGAAGGCCTCCAGACGGACTTTCAGGACTTCGGCGTCTGGATGGACTGGGATGACCCATACAAGACGGTCAACCCGGAGTATATGGAGGCCGCCTGGTGGGGCTTCCAGCAGGCCCACGAGCGCGACCTCGTCGAACAGGGCCAGCGCTCCATCAACCAGTGCCCGCGCTGTGAGACCGGCATTGCCAACAACGAGGTTGAGTACCACGATGTCGGCAAGCC includes:
- a CDS encoding ABC transporter permease, with protein sequence MSDSGPSRNGDDPPTSDSNDRWSQYRQRLIRLGQTSVGERILIAVSALLLSLVVGTVIVTAAGLLATCRSPVLTFGSTTLCYDPFYVFNRLFLGALGDPFTGGWSPLNAQFAATLRETTILVFTGLSVALAFRAGIFNIGTQGQLIIGALAAALTVLWAGSLVSGTIALVLFIPLGLLAGAIGGGLYGAIPGALKAYADANEVITTIMLNFVAVRVSLYLVRNHFADPTSQATQTRTLPVEGQFPSILFDPRTDFSLLALLIALVFVGGVYYLLEHTAFGYDLRTAGIQPAAAEYGGVDSARTILTSLTLSGALGGIGGAVFVMMTLGKFQTGIPSYGFDGITVSILAGNNPIGAVFAALLFGVLKSGSNVVAFATNVPPQLVGVLRGLIILFVAMPEFFRIIGRRLAAREPDSPAAATAGGGADD
- a CDS encoding ABC transporter permease — translated: MDRLRSASSRVLIAAAAFLTLAVLAGFGLFAPASTPGQIFWVLASKSTLSSTLRLSVPIVLAALGGIFAEKSGIINIGLEGLLIISAFAAIFGADATGSLWLGFLIGIVASTLLAAVFAVVCIEFRADQIIAGLAVWLIALGLAPFASQVFYGGPNTSSVGTFDTITVPTLAEIPFFGALFDASPAVYIMFLAVAASWYVLNRTTFGRWVRAAGENPKALDTAGVDVSRVRYAAVLLSGVLSGMGGAALAINIGQFTGNGPTMVNGKGFIAIVAYLFGNYNPVGALLSTTLFAGLDAVQLRLQTADVIAVPDSLVQTIPFVAVIVVLALVGKTRLPEAAGDHYESGEE
- the leuS gene encoding leucine--tRNA ligase, translating into MSRRYDHARVQEYWQQAWEREGVFECPTDATDPTYVLGMFPYTSGSLHMGHIRNYAITDAYARYRRMAGDDVLHPMGWDAFGLPAENAAYKRDTDPESWTRTCIDQMKDDLREMGFGYDWSRETTTCDPDYYQWNQWLFTQFYDEGLVDYGAATVNWCPDCETVLADAQVETPPEAHEGETTAGTGNSHTHGGGVCWRCGTDVEQRDLDQWFFAITDYAEELYHGLDDLEGWPDGVRDSQRNWIGRQEGARVSFTVSHDDHDTVEAFTTRLDTVYGATYLALSPGHDLARALAETDDAVAEYVESVANTDDAGMSGVETDLTATHPYTGEELPVYVAAYVLDDVGTGAVMGVPAHNEQDHAFADEHDLPVEQAVEPVDGSGTDLPHAPYTGDGMLTDSGEYDGLASSAARERLREHEAAESAVTYRLRDWLISRQRYWGTPIPIVHCDDCGHVPVPEDDLPVELPDYVQTTGNPLDAADEWKQTTCPDCGADAVRETDTMDTFVDSSWYFLRYLSPHFADAPFDQKTADEWLPVDVYVGGEEHAVLHLLYIRFFARALSDIGLLDREEPVERLINQGTVLHSGEKMSKSKGNDIAPHEYGAETTRLFVLSAAHPSQDFEWTVKDVSTAYDFQQTLYRLVTEYTDRTETRTESTDHDAYLEREIDRTIAAVTEEYDRFRFHRVIGEIQRFARLLGRYAGYDRPYQFAYSRGLRVLAGLVAPIAPFLAEEMWQLLDEDGLVAESRWPEPLRDVDDYRIERQVVRRTLDDVREITEVVDIDEPNEIELVVAADWKYRAYEIARESDPDDAIVGEIMADEAIKQHGDTAADFADRLADRGAGLEPIIDGERELDTLQQAAWLFEDEFACDVVVRRATPDDDLAAKARPNKPAIHIS
- a CDS encoding DUF123 domain-containing protein gives rise to the protein MPGGTYTLVLERDTSRPIEVGALGEITFPAGWYAYTGSALGSGGFGRIDRHRAVAAGDNDTRHWHIDYLLGDAATTVDRVVTTEADIECAVAKQIDGPTAVGFDRVDAFGCSDCDCRSHLIHHEQREKLVDAVTDAHKDAREETGAATE
- a CDS encoding rhomboid family intramembrane serine protease, translating into MKPLRQSPTVVTLAVIVAVFLAQQAVGVVTAPRSLFALSPPLFSRPWTLVTSVYAHAGLSHLIANAVGLALAGVVLERRTSPLRFHAFFVSTGALAGVSQVSITSLVGPLVPGMVSHVSVLGASGAVFALFGYLLAANRLTDTVIGGFELAPRVQLVLAGVVAAAITLATANPGVALIAHFTGLLLGFLAGRVHLLRPTDSPQTPEAANY